From bacterium, one genomic window encodes:
- a CDS encoding HypC/HybG/HupF family hydrogenase formation chaperone: MCLGIPTKIVKINGSIAEVEIGGIRRKVSLDLIEEAQVGNYVILHAGFAIAKFDEEEAEETLRLLEEIGI, from the coding sequence ATGTGTCTTGGTATTCCAACAAAAATAGTTAAAATAAACGGTTCTATAGCAGAGGTGGAGATAGGTGGAATTAGACGGAAAGTCTCCCTTGACTTAATTGAAGAGGCCCAGGTAGGGAATTATGTCATTTTACATGCTGGGTTTGCTATTGCGAAGTTTGATGAGGAGGAGGCAGAGGAGACATTGAGGCTTTTAGAGGAGATTGGGATATGA
- the hypD gene encoding hydrogenase formation protein HypD, whose product MRYLDEFQNPKIAQGLIKAIEGLVDRKIALMEVCGTHTVAIFKHGLRRLFPTSLKLLSGPGCPVCVTPTQNIDAAIWLSRQKEVVLTTFGDMMRVPGATGSLEKQRAEGADIRVVYSVLDALELAKTNPAKKVVFLGVGFETTSPSIASAIYTANHEVINNFWVYVCHKLVPPAMRALLESGEARIDGFICPGHVSTIIGSLPYEFIAGEFGVPCVISGFEPLDILQSVYMLLNQIKEKRAEVQVQYSRCVKPEGNEKALSKFNEVFEPADSNWRGIGVIPGSGLRIRQEYSRYDASLHFEVPTHQVTEEKSGCICGEILRGIATPLVCPLFGKACTPEEPVGACMVSSEGTCAAYYKDGGIIE is encoded by the coding sequence ATGAGGTATTTAGATGAATTTCAGAACCCAAAGATTGCCCAGGGTCTAATCAAGGCAATTGAAGGGCTGGTGGATAGAAAGATTGCTTTAATGGAGGTTTGTGGTACCCATACCGTTGCTATTTTTAAACATGGACTACGCCGGCTTTTTCCAACATCTCTCAAACTCCTCTCTGGACCTGGCTGTCCGGTATGCGTTACTCCAACCCAGAACATAGATGCAGCTATTTGGCTTTCAAGGCAGAAGGAGGTGGTGCTAACTACCTTTGGTGATATGATGAGAGTACCAGGGGCAACGGGTTCTCTTGAAAAGCAACGGGCAGAGGGTGCAGATATTCGGGTTGTTTATTCAGTTCTGGATGCCCTGGAGCTGGCCAAGACTAACCCGGCAAAGAAGGTAGTATTTCTGGGGGTAGGATTTGAAACCACCTCACCGAGTATTGCTTCTGCCATATACACAGCCAACCATGAAGTAATTAATAACTTTTGGGTTTATGTTTGTCACAAGTTGGTTCCTCCAGCAATGCGAGCCTTGCTTGAATCTGGAGAGGCAAGGATAGACGGCTTTATCTGTCCGGGACATGTTAGCACCATCATTGGCTCATTACCTTATGAATTTATTGCCGGGGAGTTTGGTGTGCCTTGTGTTATCTCTGGCTTTGAACCTTTAGATATTCTTCAGTCCGTTTATATGCTGCTAAATCAGATTAAAGAAAAAAGGGCAGAGGTGCAAGTTCAATACTCACGCTGCGTTAAGCCCGAGGGGAATGAAAAGGCATTATCTAAGTTTAATGAGGTATTTGAGCCGGCAGATTCAAATTGGCGTGGAATTGGCGTGATACCAGGATCAGGGTTAAGAATAAGGCAGGAGTATAGTCGATATGATGCCTCCTTACACTTTGAGGTGCCTACCCATCAGGTGACTGAAGAGAAATCTGGTTGTATTTGTGGTGAGATACTTCGCGGGATAGCCACCCCCCTTGTTTGCCCGCTCTTTGGGAAAGCTTGTACTCCAGAGGAACCAGTTGGAGCTTGCATGGTTTCATCAGAAGGCACTTGTGCCGCCTATTATAAGGATGGAGGCATAATAGAATGA
- the hypE gene encoding hydrogenase expression/formation protein HypE — protein MNPEKILLAHGSGGKITHRLIREVFLEAFRNELLEKLTDSAVFHVDQGKLAYTTDAYVVDPIFFPGGDIGRLAVCGTVNDLAMSGAKPLYLSAGFIIEEGFGLAELKIILRSMREAADEAGVKIICGDTKVVPKGSADKIFITTSGLGLIPAGIEISPQQIMVGDNVIISGTIGEHGIAILSQREGLKFSSNISSDVAPLNHLVASMLDVAGNGIHVLRDPTRGGVTTTLNEFVQGAAFGIKIYEDKIPIIDGVQGACELLGLDSLYVANEGKLVAVVSRDFVQAVLSSIQRNSLGVNARVIGEVVEEPKGIVSLVTRIGGTRIVGMLTGEQLPRIC, from the coding sequence ATGAATCCAGAGAAAATTCTTCTTGCCCATGGTTCTGGTGGAAAGATTACCCATCGCTTAATTCGAGAGGTATTTCTGGAGGCATTCAGAAATGAGTTACTTGAGAAATTAACCGATAGTGCTGTATTTCATGTTGATCAAGGAAAATTAGCTTACACCACAGATGCCTATGTAGTTGACCCCATATTTTTTCCAGGTGGGGATATTGGCAGGCTTGCGGTCTGTGGGACAGTAAATGACTTAGCCATGAGCGGGGCCAAACCACTCTATCTGTCAGCAGGCTTTATTATCGAAGAAGGGTTTGGGTTAGCCGAGTTAAAGATCATATTAAGGTCTATGAGAGAGGCGGCGGATGAGGCGGGAGTCAAAATTATTTGCGGCGATACAAAGGTTGTTCCCAAAGGCTCGGCAGACAAGATATTTATTACTACCTCCGGTCTTGGTTTAATTCCGGCTGGGATAGAGATTTCACCCCAGCAAATCATGGTAGGAGATAACGTTATCATCAGCGGGACAATCGGAGAGCACGGAATAGCCATATTAAGCCAGCGTGAGGGGCTTAAGTTTAGCTCAAATATATCCTCAGATGTAGCCCCATTAAATCATCTGGTGGCGTCAATGTTAGATGTGGCCGGGAATGGAATTCATGTCCTTCGTGACCCAACCAGAGGTGGAGTAACTACTACCTTAAATGAGTTTGTCCAAGGGGCAGCGTTTGGAATAAAAATCTATGAGGATAAAATTCCAATAATTGATGGCGTCCAGGGGGCCTGTGAATTGCTTGGCCTTGACTCACTCTATGTTGCTAATGAAGGGAAATTAGTGGCTGTTGTCTCCCGTGACTTTGTTCAAGCTGTCCTTTCATCCATTCAAAGAAATAGTTTGGGGGTAAATGCCCGGGTCATAGGAGAGGTGGTAGAGGAACCTAAAGGTATTGTTTCTTTAGTTACTCGTATTGGCGGGACAAGGATAGTGGGTATGCTAACTGGAGAGCAACTACCAAGGATATGTTGA